A single genomic interval of Microbulbifer variabilis harbors:
- the gyrA gene encoding DNA gyrase subunit A, giving the protein MGELAKEISPINIEEELKQSYLDYAMSVIVGRALPDVRDGLKPVHRRVLFAMSELKNDWNKPYKKSARVVGDVIGKYHPHGDTAVYDTIVRMAQPFSMRYTLVDGQGNFGSIDGDSPAAMRYTEIRMDKLAHELLSDLDKETVNFVDNYDGSEQMPEVLPSRVPNLLVNGSSGIAVGMATNIPPHNLGEVVNACLALIANPELSVDDLMEHIPGPDFPTGATINGRAGILLAYRTGRGRIYVRAKADVVRDDKSNRETIIITEIPFQLNKARLIERIAELVKEKKIEGISELRDESDKDGLRVVIELKRGELGDVVLNNLYSQTQLESVFGINMVALVDGQPKVLNLKELLEHFVRHRQEVVTRRTVYLLRKARERGHILEGLAIAIANIDPVIELIKSSATPAEAREALLAKGWPVGNVQQFLERAGADACRPDDLPKEFGLRDNAYYLSPAQAQAILELRLHRLTGMEHDKLLAEYQDRLEQIAEYLHILGSFERLMEVIREELEQLSKDFGDERRTDIVASRQDLTVEDLITPEDKVVTISHGGYAKSQPLTDYQAQRRGGMGKSATQVKDEDFVEHLLIANSHDTILCFSNKGKVYWLKVYEVPTAGRASRGRPVVNMLPLEEGERISSLMPVSEYDEDHFIFFTTANGTVKKTPLTAFARPRSVGLRAIELEEGDRLVATAVTDGERDVLLLTSAGKAARFSEANVRSMGRVSRGVRGIRMQEGQEVIAMVIPEEGGSVMMATENGYGKRTAISEFPTKGRGTQGVIAIAESERNGALVGACQVHPGEEMMLISDQGTLVRTRVDEVSVLGRNTQGVRVIRLKSGEKLVGLGRIEETEEEGEDNGGAE; this is encoded by the coding sequence ATGGGCGAATTAGCCAAAGAAATCTCTCCGATTAATATCGAAGAAGAACTAAAGCAGTCTTATCTCGACTACGCCATGAGCGTGATCGTCGGGCGCGCACTGCCGGATGTACGCGATGGCCTCAAGCCGGTACACCGTCGTGTGCTCTTCGCTATGAGCGAGCTTAAAAACGACTGGAACAAACCTTATAAAAAGTCAGCGCGTGTCGTTGGCGATGTGATTGGTAAATATCACCCGCACGGAGATACTGCGGTCTACGACACCATTGTGCGTATGGCTCAGCCGTTCTCTATGCGCTACACACTGGTGGATGGCCAGGGTAACTTCGGTTCTATCGACGGTGATAGCCCGGCCGCCATGCGTTATACCGAAATTCGCATGGATAAGCTGGCCCACGAGCTGCTATCCGACCTTGATAAAGAAACGGTCAATTTTGTCGACAACTACGATGGCTCCGAGCAGATGCCGGAGGTACTGCCTTCCCGAGTACCGAACCTGCTGGTAAACGGTTCCTCCGGTATTGCCGTGGGCATGGCCACCAATATTCCTCCTCACAATTTGGGGGAAGTTGTTAATGCCTGCCTGGCGCTGATCGCTAATCCCGAGCTGTCTGTCGATGACTTGATGGAGCATATTCCCGGGCCGGACTTCCCCACTGGCGCAACCATTAATGGCCGTGCCGGTATCTTGCTAGCCTACCGCACTGGTCGCGGACGCATCTATGTGCGCGCCAAGGCGGACGTTGTTCGCGATGACAAGAGCAATCGCGAAACGATCATCATTACTGAGATTCCCTTCCAGCTGAACAAAGCGCGCCTGATTGAGCGAATTGCCGAGCTGGTGAAAGAGAAGAAGATTGAGGGTATCTCTGAGCTGCGCGATGAATCCGATAAAGACGGCTTGCGTGTAGTGATTGAGCTTAAGCGCGGTGAGCTGGGTGATGTGGTCCTGAATAACCTCTATTCCCAGACCCAGCTGGAGAGCGTGTTCGGCATCAATATGGTAGCTCTGGTTGATGGCCAGCCCAAGGTGCTGAACCTGAAAGAGTTGCTTGAGCACTTTGTACGTCACCGCCAGGAAGTGGTTACCCGCCGTACGGTTTACCTGCTGCGTAAAGCACGCGAGCGCGGCCACATTCTGGAAGGCCTGGCAATTGCTATCGCCAATATTGATCCGGTTATTGAACTGATTAAATCCTCCGCAACGCCGGCGGAAGCCCGTGAGGCGCTGCTAGCCAAGGGTTGGCCGGTGGGTAACGTACAGCAGTTCCTGGAGCGCGCTGGCGCCGATGCCTGCCGCCCAGATGACCTGCCTAAAGAATTTGGCCTGCGCGATAACGCTTACTATTTGTCCCCGGCTCAGGCCCAGGCCATTCTCGAACTGCGCCTGCACCGCCTCACTGGTATGGAGCACGACAAACTGCTGGCGGAATACCAGGACCGCTTGGAGCAGATCGCTGAGTATCTGCATATCCTCGGCAGTTTTGAGCGCTTGATGGAAGTGATTCGCGAGGAGCTGGAGCAGCTGTCAAAAGACTTTGGCGATGAGCGTCGCACCGATATTGTTGCCTCCCGTCAGGATTTGACCGTAGAAGATCTGATCACCCCGGAAGACAAGGTGGTGACCATTTCCCACGGTGGCTATGCCAAGAGCCAGCCTCTGACCGATTACCAAGCCCAGCGTCGTGGTGGTATGGGTAAGTCGGCCACTCAGGTGAAAGATGAAGACTTCGTCGAGCACCTGCTGATCGCCAACTCCCATGACACTATCTTGTGCTTCTCTAACAAGGGCAAGGTGTATTGGCTCAAGGTCTATGAAGTGCCGACTGCTGGCCGCGCCTCCCGTGGCCGCCCGGTGGTCAATATGCTGCCCCTCGAAGAGGGTGAGCGCATTAGTAGTCTGATGCCAGTGTCTGAATACGATGAGGATCACTTTATTTTCTTCACCACCGCCAATGGCACCGTGAAGAAGACTCCACTGACGGCCTTTGCCCGTCCGCGCAGCGTTGGTTTGCGCGCAATTGAGCTGGAGGAGGGCGATCGTCTCGTCGCTACAGCGGTAACCGATGGTGAGCGCGATGTGTTGCTGCTCACTAGTGCTGGTAAAGCAGCCCGCTTCTCCGAAGCCAATGTGCGCTCTATGGGGCGCGTGTCTCGCGGTGTGCGTGGTATCCGGATGCAGGAGGGGCAGGAAGTGATCGCCATGGTAATCCCTGAAGAGGGAGGCTCCGTGATGATGGCGACTGAAAACGGCTACGGTAAGCGCACCGCGATCAGCGAGTTCCCCACGAAAGGTCGAGGTACCCAGGGGGTTATCGCAATCGCCGAAAGCGAGCGTAACGGCGCTCTGGTCGGAGCCTGTCAGGTCCACCCGGGTGAGGAAATGATGTTAATTTCCGATCAGGGTACTCTGGTGCGCACCCGAGTCGATGAGGTTTCGGTGCTGGGGCGCAATACCCAGGGTGTCCGTGTCATTCGACTCAAGAGCGGTGAAAAACTCGTGGGCCTCGGGCGCATCGAGGAGACGGAAGAAGAGGGTGAAGATAACGGTGGGGCCGAGTGA
- the ubiG gene encoding bifunctional 2-polyprenyl-6-hydroxyphenol methylase/3-demethylubiquinol 3-O-methyltransferase UbiG — protein sequence MSNVDPAEIAKFEQLASRWWDKEGEFKPLHEINPLRANYIDRYASVAGKKLLDVGCGGGILAEAMAQRGATVTGIDMGEAPLNVAKLHALESGVSVDYRRITVEALAEEAPGSYDVVTCLEMLEHVPDPASVIRACANLVKPGGHLFFSTINRTPKGWLFGVVGAEYILRLLPKGTHEYSKFIRPSEMGAWLREADLELRDITGMTYNPVTRTYKLNPRDVDVNYLMYASKPE from the coding sequence ATGAGTAATGTAGATCCCGCGGAAATCGCCAAATTCGAACAACTCGCCAGCCGTTGGTGGGACAAAGAAGGGGAATTTAAACCCCTTCACGAAATTAACCCATTGCGTGCTAATTATATCGATAGATACGCCTCGGTGGCTGGGAAAAAACTGTTGGATGTCGGTTGTGGCGGTGGCATTCTAGCCGAGGCAATGGCTCAGCGAGGCGCGACGGTAACCGGTATTGATATGGGCGAAGCCCCTCTCAATGTCGCCAAGCTACACGCCCTGGAAAGTGGCGTATCGGTAGATTATCGACGTATTACAGTGGAAGCACTTGCCGAGGAAGCCCCTGGAAGTTACGACGTTGTCACCTGCCTGGAAATGCTCGAGCATGTACCCGATCCTGCCTCGGTAATCCGCGCCTGTGCCAACTTGGTCAAACCCGGCGGGCACCTGTTTTTTTCGACGATCAACCGCACCCCTAAAGGCTGGCTTTTCGGGGTGGTGGGAGCGGAATATATCCTACGCTTACTACCCAAAGGCACCCACGAATACAGCAAATTTATCCGACCTTCGGAAATGGGTGCCTGGCTGCGCGAGGCGGATCTGGAGTTACGCGACATCACCGGCATGACCTATAACCCGGTAACCCGCACCTATAAACTGAACCCCCGCGACGTCGACGTCAATTACCTGATGTATGCCAGCAAACCCGAATAA
- the pheA gene encoding prephenate dehydratase has protein sequence MTEETVGGDQRLLELRNRIDSIDSEIARLISERASCALEVAEVKKATGEDALYYRPEREAQVLRRAMERNDGPLTDEEMARLFREIMSACLALEEPVKVAYLGPEGTFTQQAALKHFGNSAQSRPLAAIDEVFREVEAGAVNYGVVPVENSTEGVINHTLDNFMNSNLSICGEVELRIHHHLMISDVTRPESITRIYSHAQSLAQCRKWLDAHYPNVERVAVSSNADAARRVKGEWNAAAIAGDMAAELYGLKVLSEKIEDRPDNSTRFLIIGTQRVPASGDDKTSLMVSMRNEPGALHDLLEPFRRYGIDLTRVETRPSQSGNWTYVFFVDFKGHRNTDDIAEALKEVGACASDLKVLGSYPRGVL, from the coding sequence ATGACAGAGGAAACCGTGGGAGGCGACCAGCGCCTGCTGGAGCTGCGCAATCGTATTGATAGTATTGATTCAGAGATCGCGCGATTAATCAGCGAGCGAGCCAGTTGTGCACTGGAAGTGGCTGAAGTAAAGAAAGCGACAGGTGAGGATGCGCTCTACTATCGTCCTGAGCGTGAGGCGCAGGTACTGCGTCGCGCCATGGAGCGCAATGACGGCCCCCTGACGGATGAAGAAATGGCACGGCTGTTTCGTGAGATTATGTCTGCCTGCCTTGCTTTGGAGGAGCCGGTCAAAGTGGCTTATCTCGGGCCAGAAGGTACCTTTACCCAGCAGGCGGCCCTGAAGCATTTTGGTAATTCTGCGCAGAGTCGTCCGCTGGCGGCCATTGATGAGGTCTTTCGCGAGGTGGAAGCCGGCGCTGTAAATTACGGTGTAGTGCCCGTGGAAAATTCTACCGAGGGTGTGATTAATCATACCCTGGACAACTTTATGAACTCCAACCTCAGTATCTGTGGTGAGGTGGAGCTGCGAATTCACCATCATCTAATGATTTCTGACGTGACCCGCCCTGAATCGATCACGCGGATTTACTCCCATGCCCAGAGTTTGGCCCAGTGCCGAAAATGGCTGGATGCACATTACCCCAACGTGGAGAGGGTGGCGGTTTCCAGTAATGCGGATGCGGCCAGGCGTGTTAAAGGGGAGTGGAACGCTGCAGCAATCGCTGGCGATATGGCTGCCGAATTATATGGTCTCAAAGTGCTTTCTGAGAAAATCGAGGACCGACCGGATAACTCAACGCGCTTCTTGATCATTGGTACCCAGCGGGTGCCCGCCAGCGGTGATGACAAAACCTCCCTGATGGTCTCTATGCGCAATGAGCCGGGTGCGCTGCACGATTTGCTGGAGCCATTTCGCCGTTATGGAATCGATCTCACCAGGGTGGAAACCCGCCCATCCCAGTCTGGAAATTGGACCTATGTATTTTTCGTAGATTTCAAAGGGCACCGGAATACAGATGATATTGCGGAGGCACTCAAAGAGGTTGGCGCCTGTGCCTCGGACCTGAAAGTGCTCGGGTCCTACCCGCGCGGTGTTCTGTGA
- a CDS encoding sigma-70 family RNA polymerase sigma factor, which produces MSRENFYSRDEDWLKDTDNALSDSCSNAENRGQAEDAEPDIEEIHSVGESLSESGSTPMQSYLKHLYRLELLTPEEEHSTTCLLRDLEDTLIEKLQQCGTELVQLRSEGVEQRGSTGAYDHGLIIARTEMLLSLEELTRRERSKLGGLLRRFQEQRKKLIQCNLRLVIAIAKRFRNPSVPFIDLIQEGNVGLMKAIERFKPQMGYRFSTYAYWWIQQEIQLAMRRNEDLVRQPANVQDDLRTIYRAIGEVRALGQPASDENLARHTGLDLERIQSLLKLPGPTGSLDDPVADDQSSTRLDYAPADELYNTDELVTNQELAERLREAVDRLPARQRTVLNLRYGLISDKDCSFRVIGEQLGLSQERARQLHSDAIRQLKRQWR; this is translated from the coding sequence TTGTCCCGAGAAAATTTTTACTCAAGGGATGAAGACTGGCTGAAGGATACAGACAACGCCCTCTCCGATTCCTGCTCCAATGCGGAAAATCGCGGTCAGGCAGAAGATGCCGAACCCGATATCGAAGAGATCCATTCAGTTGGGGAATCGCTCAGCGAAAGTGGCAGCACCCCAATGCAAAGCTATCTCAAGCATCTGTACAGACTTGAGCTGCTTACCCCCGAGGAGGAACACAGCACCACCTGCCTACTACGGGATCTCGAAGATACCCTAATTGAGAAATTACAGCAGTGCGGGACTGAGCTTGTGCAATTGCGTAGTGAAGGCGTGGAGCAGCGGGGCAGTACCGGTGCCTATGACCACGGCCTGATTATTGCTCGCACAGAGATGTTACTGTCACTCGAAGAACTCACCCGACGGGAAAGAAGCAAACTCGGTGGGCTTCTGAGACGCTTTCAGGAACAAAGAAAAAAGCTGATTCAGTGCAATTTACGCCTGGTCATCGCTATTGCCAAGCGCTTTCGCAATCCCTCGGTCCCTTTTATTGATCTGATTCAGGAGGGGAACGTCGGCTTAATGAAGGCCATAGAGCGCTTCAAGCCGCAAATGGGCTACCGATTTTCAACCTACGCCTACTGGTGGATTCAGCAGGAAATACAACTGGCCATGCGGCGCAATGAAGATTTGGTTCGCCAGCCAGCCAATGTGCAGGATGACTTACGCACAATTTACCGTGCCATCGGCGAGGTACGCGCATTAGGCCAGCCCGCATCCGATGAAAATCTGGCCAGGCACACGGGGCTTGACCTGGAACGAATTCAAAGCTTGCTCAAGCTACCCGGCCCAACAGGCTCACTGGACGACCCTGTCGCAGACGACCAGAGCAGTACCCGCTTGGATTACGCTCCCGCCGACGAACTTTACAATACCGATGAATTGGTCACCAACCAAGAGCTGGCAGAGCGACTACGCGAAGCTGTCGACCGCCTGCCAGCTAGGCAAAGGACGGTATTGAACCTGCGCTATGGACTGATTTCAGACAAGGATTGCTCTTTCAGAGTTATCGGCGAACAGCTTGGGCTCAGCCAGGAACGCGCCCGCCAACTGCACTCCGATGCCATTCGTCAACTGAAACGTCAGTGGCGATAA
- a CDS encoding acyloxyacyl hydrolase encodes MRKYSKNGVSGNTALGCTLLLAWILPGAPATIAEQEIIISAGKGLGNVLMQRDSISAAKVGGINYSYLFTSFNNANNSWQWWGQGSYSYIRLEHLNKTQQQNILEIKPVLRWYPRSEPLGSFGEAGVGASYLSQQEFGDIRLSTKVNFALHFALGYRFSSGHTLSLRYSHFSNAYTNIPNPGFDFASFNGHFNF; translated from the coding sequence ATGCGTAAATATTCCAAAAATGGTGTAAGCGGCAACACAGCATTGGGCTGTACACTGTTGCTCGCTTGGATTCTCCCCGGCGCCCCTGCCACTATCGCCGAACAGGAAATTATTATCAGCGCAGGAAAGGGGCTAGGAAATGTCCTAATGCAGAGAGACTCGATTTCAGCCGCCAAAGTAGGCGGTATCAACTATTCCTACCTGTTCACCTCTTTCAACAATGCCAATAATTCCTGGCAGTGGTGGGGACAAGGCAGTTATTCCTATATCCGCCTGGAACACCTCAATAAAACCCAGCAGCAAAATATTCTAGAAATCAAACCGGTGCTGCGTTGGTATCCGCGCAGTGAACCCCTAGGTAGCTTTGGTGAGGCGGGTGTCGGGGCTTCTTATTTAAGCCAGCAGGAATTTGGCGACATTCGACTCAGCACCAAGGTAAATTTTGCCTTACATTTTGCTCTGGGCTATCGCTTCAGTAGTGGCCATACACTATCGCTGCGCTATAGCCACTTTTCCAATGCCTATACGAATATCCCCAATCCCGGTTTCGATTTTGCCTCATTTAATGGGCACTTTAATTTTTAA
- a CDS encoding HAD family hydrolase produces MKAVLFDLDGTLLDTAPDFIVVLNQLRHQEQLPPLPDQVIRGTVSSGSRALVTLGFGKQEGDPEFSSLLQRLLDLYLAHLAEQTVPFPGIEPLLDTLAQNEIPWGIVTNKPEAFTAPLMRAFEYLPPASTVICPDHVSKSKPDPEAILLACSKIGCTPADAVYIGDHQRDIIAGQRAGMPTIACAYGYIDASDDPTNWGADHLVSSVDEIWPLLQQHYI; encoded by the coding sequence ATGAAAGCAGTTTTATTTGATCTGGATGGCACACTCCTCGACACCGCACCAGACTTTATTGTCGTGCTCAATCAGTTGCGCCACCAGGAGCAACTCCCTCCCCTGCCCGATCAGGTTATCCGTGGCACCGTCTCTAGCGGCTCGCGAGCACTGGTCACCCTGGGGTTTGGCAAGCAGGAAGGCGATCCTGAATTTTCCAGCCTTTTGCAGCGTCTACTGGATCTTTACCTGGCACACCTCGCAGAGCAGACCGTACCTTTTCCCGGCATAGAGCCATTACTTGATACGCTGGCACAAAATGAAATCCCCTGGGGTATCGTTACCAACAAGCCCGAAGCGTTTACTGCGCCCCTTATGCGAGCATTCGAATACCTGCCGCCAGCCTCCACTGTGATTTGCCCGGATCATGTGAGCAAGTCCAAGCCGGACCCTGAAGCCATACTGCTCGCCTGCAGCAAAATAGGCTGCACTCCAGCGGATGCCGTTTATATAGGGGATCATCAGCGAGATATCATTGCCGGCCAGCGTGCGGGCATGCCCACCATTGCTTGCGCATACGGATATATTGATGCATCCGACGATCCCACTAACTGGGGTGCCGATCACCTGGTCAGCTCAGTGGATGAAATCTGGCCTCTACTCCAGCAACATTATATTTAA
- the serC gene encoding 3-phosphoserine/phosphohydroxythreonine transaminase, which yields MRKYNFCAGPAALPEPVLQQAQLELMDWRGLGCSVMEVSHRSPEFVEVAERAEQDLRDLLKVPDNYKVLFLQGGATGQFSAIPWNLFGAGSKQADFIHSGQWAAKAIKEARRYGDVNVVATSEDRNFSYVPAQNSWQQSEGAAYLHYTPNETIGGIEFDYVPEVDCPLVADMSSNILSCPIDVEKFGVIYAGAQKNIGPSGIAVALVRDDLLDRAMKDIPRSLSWKVAADAGSMDNTPPTFAWYLSGLVFQWLKAQGGVEAMAQQAAKKSSLLYEFLDGSDFFSSPVEKSSRSRMNVPFVLADERLDKPFLQEAEAAGLLSLKGHRSVGGMRASLYNAVPFEAVKALVAFMADFEARKG from the coding sequence ATGAGGAAATACAATTTCTGCGCTGGTCCAGCGGCTCTGCCGGAACCGGTCTTACAGCAAGCACAGTTGGAGCTGATGGACTGGCGCGGTCTGGGTTGTTCAGTGATGGAGGTTAGCCACCGGTCGCCGGAATTTGTTGAGGTGGCTGAGCGCGCGGAGCAGGACTTGCGCGATCTGCTCAAGGTGCCGGATAACTATAAGGTGCTGTTTCTGCAGGGGGGGGCTACCGGGCAATTTAGCGCGATACCCTGGAACTTGTTTGGCGCCGGCTCTAAGCAGGCAGATTTTATCCACTCGGGACAATGGGCCGCAAAAGCGATTAAAGAGGCCCGGCGCTATGGTGATGTGAATGTGGTCGCCACTAGCGAGGACCGCAATTTTAGTTATGTGCCAGCGCAGAATAGCTGGCAGCAGAGCGAGGGTGCGGCCTATCTTCATTACACGCCCAACGAGACTATTGGCGGTATCGAGTTTGATTATGTTCCAGAAGTGGACTGCCCTCTGGTTGCGGATATGTCATCAAATATCCTTTCCTGCCCGATCGACGTGGAGAAGTTCGGTGTAATTTATGCCGGCGCGCAAAAAAATATTGGACCTTCGGGAATTGCGGTCGCCTTAGTGCGCGATGATCTCCTGGATCGGGCGATGAAAGATATTCCGCGCAGTTTGAGCTGGAAAGTGGCAGCCGATGCCGGTTCAATGGATAACACCCCGCCCACATTTGCCTGGTACCTTTCCGGCCTGGTTTTCCAGTGGCTTAAGGCGCAGGGCGGGGTTGAAGCTATGGCCCAACAGGCCGCTAAAAAATCCTCGTTACTCTATGAGTTTCTCGATGGCAGCGATTTCTTTTCCAGTCCGGTAGAAAAGTCCAGTCGCTCGCGGATGAATGTCCCATTTGTGCTGGCCGATGAGCGCCTCGATAAACCGTTTTTACAAGAGGCTGAAGCAGCTGGGCTGTTGAGTTTGAAGGGACATCGCTCTGTGGGTGGCATGCGCGCATCCCTTTACAACGCGGTGCCTTTTGAGGCGGTGAAGGCGTTAGTGGCCTTTATGGCAGACTTTGAAGCCCGCAAAGGCTAG
- a CDS encoding YciK family oxidoreductase produces the protein MSEYAGDYVAPSNLLKDKIILVTGAGDGIGKVAAKTFAAHGATVILLGRTTPKLEMAYDEIEAAGGPQPAIFPMDLNEAKIEHFESFAEAIEQEFGRLDGLLHNASLLGQRTPLANYNFSAWQQVMQVNVNAVFGLTNTLLPLLEKSEAGSVVFTSSSVGLKGRAYWGAYSVSKFATEGLMQVLADELDGVSNVRVNSLNPGATRTPMRATAYPAENPKSVAAPEEIMPTYLYLMGDDSRSQSGKHFSAQKR, from the coding sequence ATGTCTGAATATGCCGGCGACTATGTCGCTCCATCAAACCTACTAAAAGATAAAATCATACTTGTTACCGGCGCTGGTGACGGTATTGGCAAGGTTGCAGCAAAGACTTTCGCCGCACACGGAGCCACTGTAATCTTACTGGGACGCACCACTCCAAAACTCGAAATGGCCTATGACGAGATTGAGGCCGCAGGAGGACCGCAGCCGGCCATTTTCCCAATGGACCTCAATGAAGCCAAAATAGAGCACTTTGAAAGTTTTGCCGAGGCCATTGAACAGGAGTTTGGCCGTCTCGATGGGCTACTTCACAATGCCAGCCTCCTCGGGCAGCGCACCCCTCTGGCAAATTACAATTTCTCCGCCTGGCAACAGGTTATGCAGGTCAATGTTAATGCCGTATTTGGACTCACCAACACACTACTGCCATTACTGGAAAAATCCGAAGCCGGATCAGTGGTATTCACCAGCTCCAGTGTTGGCCTAAAGGGAAGGGCTTATTGGGGTGCCTACTCTGTATCAAAGTTCGCAACAGAAGGCCTTATGCAGGTATTAGCCGATGAGTTGGATGGTGTATCCAATGTACGGGTGAATAGCCTCAACCCAGGCGCAACTCGCACCCCAATGCGCGCAACAGCCTATCCGGCAGAAAACCCCAAGTCTGTGGCGGCACCAGAAGAAATTATGCCCACCTACCTCTACTTAATGGGCGATGACAGCCGTAGTCAAAGCGGCAAACACTTTAGCGCTCAAAAACGCTGA
- a CDS encoding TRZ/ATZ family hydrolase, which yields MPQAIDTLIHARWIIPVVPEQKVYENCSLAVEGGQITALMPSAEAKIRFKAKREVELGHHALIPGLINTHNHAPMTLLRGYADDRPLKEWLEKHIWPAEQRWVGPEFVADGSRHAIAEMLRSGTTTFSDQYFYPEAVAIAARETGIRAHIAFPILDVPTPWSRHAEEALHKGLALRDNYRAHERIEVMFAPHAPYTVGDQTLEKIAVCSAEAQIPVQIHLHETYQEVETALKQHGERPTERLQRLGLMSPQTLCVHMVATNERDIELLKTSGAHVAHCPSSNLKLASGFCPTVEMLDAGINVSLGTDGAASNNSQDLFAEASTAALLAKAVSGKATALPAHQALAMATINGARALGIEEKTGSLEIGKSADIAAIDLSGLEQQPVHDPVSQLIYASGGHNVSDVWVAGKQLLEDRQLLTLNEAEVIQRAQLWRDRIAGHSR from the coding sequence ATGCCCCAAGCAATAGATACCCTGATTCATGCGCGCTGGATTATTCCGGTAGTCCCCGAACAAAAAGTGTACGAGAACTGCTCACTCGCTGTTGAAGGCGGACAAATTACCGCTCTGATGCCATCGGCAGAAGCCAAGATACGCTTTAAGGCAAAGCGGGAAGTAGAACTTGGACATCACGCCCTGATTCCCGGACTGATCAATACTCACAATCACGCGCCCATGACACTATTGCGGGGTTATGCTGATGACCGCCCCCTCAAGGAGTGGCTGGAGAAACATATCTGGCCAGCGGAACAACGCTGGGTGGGGCCGGAGTTTGTCGCAGATGGCAGCCGCCACGCTATTGCTGAAATGTTGCGCTCGGGCACTACCACCTTCTCAGATCAGTACTTCTACCCAGAAGCCGTAGCAATCGCCGCTCGGGAAACCGGCATCCGCGCTCACATCGCCTTCCCGATATTAGACGTACCCACCCCTTGGAGCCGCCACGCCGAAGAGGCCTTGCACAAAGGCTTGGCACTGCGCGACAACTACCGCGCCCATGAACGCATTGAGGTGATGTTTGCACCACACGCCCCTTATACAGTTGGCGATCAGACCCTGGAAAAAATCGCCGTGTGTTCCGCCGAGGCGCAAATTCCCGTGCAGATCCATCTGCATGAGACTTACCAAGAAGTGGAAACTGCGTTGAAACAACATGGTGAACGCCCCACCGAACGACTACAGCGGCTAGGCCTGATGAGCCCACAAACGCTCTGTGTGCACATGGTAGCAACCAATGAACGGGACATAGAGTTGTTAAAAACCAGTGGTGCGCATGTGGCCCATTGCCCATCCTCCAACCTCAAGCTGGCCTCCGGCTTCTGCCCCACGGTCGAGATGCTCGACGCCGGTATCAATGTATCACTGGGCACCGATGGAGCCGCGAGTAACAATAGTCAGGACCTTTTTGCCGAGGCCAGTACCGCCGCCCTGCTCGCCAAAGCCGTAAGCGGCAAGGCCACTGCGCTTCCCGCTCACCAGGCACTGGCGATGGCCACCATCAATGGTGCCCGCGCCCTGGGAATTGAAGAGAAGACTGGCAGCCTGGAAATCGGCAAAAGCGCCGATATTGCCGCGATCGATCTGTCCGGCCTCGAACAGCAACCAGTGCATGACCCTGTATCACAGTTAATTTATGCCAGCGGTGGACACAATGTCAGCGATGTCTGGGTTGCCGGCAAACAACTGCTGGAGGATCGCCAGCTGTTGACCTTGAATGAGGCAGAGGTAATCCAGCGGGCGCAATTATGGCGTGATAGAATCGCCGGCCATTCACGCTAG